From the Halalkalicoccus sp. CGA53 genome, one window contains:
- a CDS encoding alkaline phosphatase family protein translates to MSDDRMDVLLIGIDAACESVFDRLNETESIPNLRELMDRGVSGPLTSQIPPWTPSAWPSMYTGVNPGKHGVYGFVDYQGYDWEVVTGNHVREHALWRLLSDRGLSSVIVNVPVTFPPDEIDGAVVPGFIGPENPRCHPEGVLDELREAIGEYRVYPNYTRGDDSISDDEKMDEYCELARMRGEAFRYLADRFSPDLGFVQFQKTDTVFHEFDGDPEKVRRIYEATDDQIGEILDRCDPKTVFVASDHGIGPYENYEFRVNEFLREEGYVEATTGGKGMPSWNPIRNQLQEGSDETTWEPSRVERLAAKAAAVGLTPGKLVRVLEHVGLDSVARRYAPADITRTTSEQVDFPNSRAYMRARTELGVRINLEGREPEGIVPEEEYEETREEVIRALSSVETPDGDPVFGEVVPRETYFHGPYAEKAVDVVTVPNDFEQFLSAHLLGEWFGPPSEPWNHKMDGLIVASGEGIDPEADLSDAHLFDVAPTIMSAFGIPYSDRMDGRSLPVVSDAGSTEYPEYEAGEVGGRHDEAVEERLADLGYLE, encoded by the coding sequence GAGAGCGTCTTCGACCGACTGAACGAGACCGAGAGCATCCCGAACCTCCGTGAGCTAATGGATCGGGGCGTCTCCGGCCCGCTCACCTCGCAGATCCCGCCGTGGACCCCGAGCGCCTGGCCCTCGATGTACACCGGCGTGAACCCCGGCAAACACGGCGTCTACGGCTTCGTCGACTACCAGGGCTACGACTGGGAGGTCGTCACCGGGAACCACGTCCGGGAACACGCCCTCTGGCGGCTGCTCTCGGACCGGGGGCTCTCCAGTGTGATCGTCAACGTCCCGGTGACGTTCCCGCCCGACGAGATCGATGGCGCAGTCGTCCCCGGGTTCATCGGCCCGGAGAACCCGCGCTGCCACCCGGAGGGGGTCCTCGACGAGCTTCGCGAGGCGATCGGCGAGTACCGCGTCTACCCCAACTACACCCGCGGTGACGACAGCATCTCCGACGACGAGAAGATGGACGAGTACTGCGAGCTCGCCCGGATGCGCGGGGAGGCGTTTCGCTACCTCGCCGACCGGTTCTCCCCCGACCTCGGCTTCGTCCAGTTCCAGAAGACCGACACCGTCTTCCACGAGTTCGACGGCGACCCGGAGAAGGTCAGGCGGATCTACGAGGCGACCGACGACCAGATCGGGGAGATTTTAGATCGGTGTGACCCGAAGACCGTCTTCGTCGCCAGCGACCACGGGATAGGCCCCTACGAGAACTACGAGTTCCGCGTCAACGAGTTCCTTCGCGAGGAGGGCTACGTCGAGGCGACGACCGGCGGCAAGGGGATGCCGTCGTGGAATCCGATCCGGAACCAGCTCCAGGAGGGGAGCGACGAGACGACCTGGGAGCCGAGCCGCGTCGAGCGGCTGGCCGCGAAGGCCGCCGCGGTCGGGCTCACCCCCGGAAAGCTCGTTCGGGTGCTCGAACACGTCGGGCTCGACTCCGTCGCCCGCCGATACGCCCCGGCGGACATCACGCGGACGACAAGCGAGCAGGTCGACTTCCCGAACTCGCGGGCGTACATGCGCGCGCGAACCGAACTCGGAGTGCGGATCAACCTCGAGGGCCGCGAACCGGAAGGCATCGTCCCCGAGGAGGAGTACGAGGAGACGAGAGAGGAGGTGATCCGGGCGCTGAGCTCGGTCGAGACGCCCGACGGCGATCCGGTCTTCGGCGAGGTCGTCCCCCGCGAGACCTACTTCCACGGGCCGTACGCCGAGAAGGCAGTCGACGTCGTCACTGTTCCGAACGACTTCGAGCAGTTCCTCTCCGCACACCTCCTCGGGGAGTGGTTCGGCCCACCCTCGGAGCCGTGGAATCACAAGATGGACGGGCTGATCGTCGCGAGCGGAGAGGGTATCGACCCCGAGGCCGACCTCTCGGACGCACACCTCTTCGACGTCGCCCCGACTATCATGTCCGCGTTCGGTATCCCGTACAGCGATCGGATGGACGGACGGTCACTCCCCGTCGTGTCGGACGCCGGCTCGACCGAGTATCCGGAGTACGAGGCGGGTGAGGTGGGCGGTCGGCACGACGAGGCGGTAGAGGAACGCCTCGCGGACCTCGGCTATCTGGAGTGA
- a CDS encoding helix-turn-helix transcriptional regulator yields MHDLTGFQRDLLLVVAGLDEPKGLDVNDELERYYGTEIRHGRLYPNLDTLVNKGLVKKGKHDLRTNKYILTDRGKREIEARLNWELSYIPDEIKDRLEGLPTQ; encoded by the coding sequence ATGCACGATCTAACCGGATTCCAGCGAGACCTACTACTGGTCGTCGCCGGCCTCGACGAACCGAAGGGGCTCGACGTGAACGACGAACTCGAACGCTACTACGGGACGGAGATCCGTCACGGGCGACTCTACCCGAATCTCGACACGCTCGTGAACAAGGGGCTCGTCAAGAAGGGGAAACACGACCTCAGGACGAACAAGTACATCCTCACCGATCGGGGAAAGCGAGAGATCGAAGCCCGCCTGAACTGGGAGCTCTCGTACATTCCCGACGAGATCAAGGACCGACTCGAAGGCCTCCCGACCCAGTAA